The segment TAAGGTCTAAGCTTTAATAAAACCATGTTGAATCTATTATGTCAAATCCATAGAACAGAAATCCACTTTTCAACCTAACTACTGTAAGATGAAGTTTTCTGTAACAGTAATGTGTACTTAGATCGTGAAAGGAGCGAGAGTGTAACAATGGAATCACTTGTGTTATTATACTTGTTGCATGGTTTCTGGCAGGTAGCTGCTTGAACTGGCTCTAATAGGATCAAGACAGAAAAgctgacataaaaaataatccAACATAACAATTTGCATATTCTTTAATGATGAATGGTACAGTTCACCAGATGTCACCACTGCACTCTGGACACAAATTCGGCAGGTTGCAGAACTCGCCTGTGCTCCCCACGCACAAAGCTCTTACTAGGTGCCAAGTAAGCAAGGATCAAGCCTTAAACCACCCACAAAGGCACAGGAAATCGAGCCTTTTCTCCAGTTTGTGACAATGAACAGTTCTCTTCGGGAGCAGCAGTGAAAATTTCAGACGAATCATAAATCCACAGTAATATAATGATCAtatgaaaaacagattttagaaatagaagaaaattTTCTAAATGACTGAGCCGCTCTCCCTAATTCAATTACAATGAGATATTACAATCACAGCAGCGAGTGTCTTATCTTAAACTCAGAAGAGTTCATTGCGTGGATTATTTCTGCCAAAGGCAGTAGCCCCAGATGCCCTGGATATAACAATAACACAGGTGAACCACGTTTATGGTCCTAGACAGTCTCGTTTGCTTGGTCTGTCCCTGACATGTAATGGTGCTGTAGCTGCAGAAATTGGTGAATCCCAAAAAGTGCTAGaagaaatataagaaaaaataCCAAGCAACAGTCAAAGTCCGAAAATGGGCAGAAGGCCTGGAAACTAGGACCCCTGGGGTAAAGGCTAGAAAGATACAGCTAAAATAGCACAAGTGGTCAGCATTATGCTGCATATACTGCatactgtgtatactgtatgttgtaagTATGTTGTAAATGATGTTAGCATGTACCCAAGCTTTCTCTTTAGATGTAATTTGCAGCTGTATACTATACCCTGGCATTAAAAGTCAAACTCCATATACAGGTACAGGCTGTTTTGGCAGTTTATTTGAGTCCCAGGTGATAGTTTTTGTTACCTACTGTCACTAAGATACATCATAAAACTCCTCAGTTCTAACTTTAGGTCCTGCTGGATTTTTCATGTTTGCCTGTCCCTCTCTCAGCTGACATCTGAACCTCTTGAGAAATGTCTGAATGTGACCACAGCACGCCTCTGTCCAGTCTTACAAAGCCTGAGCATCAAAGATGGTTGTAAATATCTTATAGATGGGTGAGAATATCTGGGGGCAAAGGAATGTAACATGTCAAAAATAGATACATGAGCTGAGGGACTTAttcctgaagaaaatgttcCCCGTCTAGGAATCCCTCGGGTTTTTCTCACACTCTAAACGTTGTTACGGGAAAACAGGTGCTTACTTGTGTATGTATTGCTGACATGAGCTTTGTTAAGAATGTCTGTAGCACTTTATAAGTCTTGCTGATGGCACAGTGACTAGTTTTTAACCATCGCCATTGTCTCTTCAGTCTTTACGCTTTTTGTCCCGTACTTTTCCAATTGATCCATCTCAACTGAAAGAAAAATTGGCCTGTGAATTCAGATCGCTCTAAGCCTTGGTGGCCCTCACTGCCATCTTCtgtttatactttatatttgcCTTAATTGTCTCGACAGTGTGGTTTCTTCCTGTGACCGGGCCTGGGGACAAAGTCAAACACTAAATCCACTGAGTAGTCAAACAACCGTCAAACTTGTATCTAGACAACAACAGGGGGAAACATCCAGTCTGGAACAGATCCTCTCTCTCTGGGTGTATTTATGGAGGTTGCTGTTCTTTAAATACAAGGCTTTGTGGCTGTGGGGTATCTCTCAGCAGTAAATACTGTAGTTACAGTACCAGCTGGCATTGTAACCAAAGTCGGATTGTAtgaaaaaacagcacaaatgttATATTATCAGCTTGGTATATATAAAGTCTAAACAAAGCAGGAATTAAATTTTGGATTCAATAAAAGGTCAGTGAGGACACTCTTTGATCAGAAGACACGGATATTTATTGACTTAATTACTGTGCTTGTTACTCTTTGGACAAGGAAGGGAGGAGTAATAATCCACTCCTGAACTTCTGATGGGGACACAGGGTTGAAGCTTTCTCACCCGCAGGTCTTTCCCTGTCTTCACCCTGTTGTAAGTTATCAGGCTGTGTGAAACATATCGTATTTGCAATGTAACTGTATATTGCACCGATACAAAAGCTTAACAGCTGCATGTGGAAGAAAGCAGCCTGGACAGATTGAAGCGAGGGACTGGGCTTTTACCCAATGTAAACCACTCTTGAaatgtcacttttctttttgccctGTGGCCAACAAAAACCAACTCATGACATCACAACTTCACAACCTCTGAGCCGCCCCAGTACAACCTACCTTAGCCTAAAGATACAGGTACAAAAACTGAGCTACTAGCACATCTAAAACCCATATAACATGTTATGTTGATTCATTAAAATTGACTAAAAGCAATGTATAAAAAGACTGGATGTAACAATTTCCTACAGTCTTGTCTTGCACTTGGCTGAGAAATAGTCTGGCACGTAACCGAGCCGTACAAGCCAGACTACAGTTTCCCCAGTTTCTGGTCTTTGTGATAAGCTTAACTCACTGGCTGCTGGAAGTATAACTCTATACTATAACTATGAGTACATAAAATAGGAAACTACAGGTTTGCTTAACTAAGCACTACAAGTGAATGTTGGAGGCTCTTTGGGACAGTCTGTGGCTGGTTGTTTTCCCCTACTATAGTCATGTCTGCTatgttaagctaagctaactgtgTCCTGGCTCTAGCttcatatttttttcataattcTCATTTAtcttctgaaaaagaaacaaaaacaaataagcaaCGTGAAGCTATGTGTGTACATAGAATAAGATACAGAACATATGCTCGCAGTAGTGCTGTGAGCAACATGATCCACAGCTTACTATCTAATCTTGCAAACGGCTCCAAAACATTTTGGTCTTTCAAGTCATATTCCACCGCtttttcatccatccattcacaTGCTGCCGATTACTTAATGGCTTTCCCATGCATGGTGGAGTTGGCCAGTGCAGTAACAATAGGGTGGAGTGCACAGCTGAGCTGGAGTCTACAGCATGTGCTTTGATTGCTGGAatagcagacagacagagcaagaAGCCATCCTTAAGAGATTGTGTTACGTGTTGAATCGTGCAGGTCAGAACTCTTATGCAGACCTGGGTCCAAAACCTTCCAACAACACTTATTTACTCAAATCTGCATGAAAAACGGAAAAGTGGATGACATTCATTGTGTGATTGCACGAGAAGCTCCATTTCAGGTTAAAATAATgcacatgattttttttctaaatcctTTTGCTGTTTTGAATGTGTATAGAAACACAGCTTGTTcaacatttgttgtgtttgtctatgGTTTGCGGGCTAGTCCTCGCCTTGGTTTTCCTTTCGCTCACTACTGCACCTCATTCTCTCTGCTGTACTGGCATCAGCACTGGGCTTCGAGGGGCCTCCCGAGAGGGGGGAAAGCATGTGGGAAACTTGGAACAATGTATTGTAGGTAAATAAATGCTCTGTCAGAAAAAGAATGCCTTTCCAAAACAGACCCAAGGCCCCTCTGAGCAGCATGTGCCCCAAATAATCTTGTAATTACTAAgctgataatataataataatgctttGACCTCTTTTGAAGTCACTAGGTTCACCATGCAAACAAGGAGCAGCACTCTGCGATTCAGGGAATATCATCTGGAGCCTTGAGAAGACTCCACATGGAAtaactgcatgtgtgtctgtgtgtgtgagagtgagcgagaaagagaaagtgaagtgaagtacAGTGAATTATACAGTATACTATTTTGTTCTGGTTCCTGCTTTACCACCATTAACAGAAACCTTTGACTCCACTGTTTAGACTTGCCTATGGCCAAATGGagaataaattaaagaaacGCTGTGACACAGGTGTATGTTAAAATGTTGCATGCTAATCTAGTGATATGGATTATAATATGACTGTAAACTTGGAGATAGAGTCTCATATCAAAATCTTTGGCTGGTGGGTTGAGCTGGCTGGAGAGAGGCCTGACTATTGATACCAGATGGGAGGATGAGTCAAAATACTGAACACATGTGATGATGTATAGTTGtaacaggggaaaaaaagctaaatcacTTCATAGCTTGATATCCAAAGGATTGTTTAGTAGAATTAAAGGGGAATGACTTTAAAATATGCAACAGTTTATTCCAAGTTTGGTAGTAGCTTTTTCTCATATGTGACCACACGAGTTCACTGGAGTTCAAATTAGGATTGAATATGTTATGtatgcaaaaataaatgcaataaagcTAACACCACGTCCTCTCTGGCATCTTTTCATCCCTGCAAAAACGTATAAGGTGGAAGTACCACAGTGACGAGTAGGAGCTGAACTGTAAGTGcgaaacagaggagaaaatctTTGCTGTGCACCGCTCTTGAGTGATATATCCCTTCCACCAGTTCCAGCACCTGAAAGGTCCATCACTTCCAAGAAGATTTTTGGCAAAAGCACCAGTTGTCTGcaacaggagagaaaaagaaagagggagagagagaagaaaacgaAGGAGAGGAAAATTGTTCCTGTGTCACGTTGCTTTAATTTGTTTGCCAGCTGCCAATGAAAATTATGACCTGCAGAAGggttttttctccccccccccctcccttaaTTCTGCATCTGTCCTGGCAACCCACACAGCCGGAGCTACACGCTGATCAAGTGTAATTTTTAATAGTATAATGAATACAACAATAACCACTGACGGGTCATAGAAACCCAGCGCTCACATTGATTCAACACATACATCTCCTGGCTGTCTTCCCACCCATGAGTTTATGTGGATGTCTTGGTCAGTGAGGAGTGGAGTATGAGGGATGTGGAAATTTTATGGAGCTGATTTGACAGCTTGATTGTTAACTGTCATATATGGTTTCGATCAAGGTCATTCAGTTCTGTCTAATATGTTTCAGATTGCAGTtctatattaaaaatataacttaaGACCATAATTCACCATACATCACACTAATAACACATAATACTGTACAAAGAGCCGTGCCATCATTGTCTTATTGATTTACTGGACAACTCCTGTAATAGTTATGTAATATGTTCCATTCTTTATTGATCAAATCTTGTCCCTGCACCTCCTGCAGCTGTGCAAACCTACAGCAGATGCCTTGATGAAATTAGGCAAGATCTGCCAGGAAGGGGTTAGGATGGACCGAGCACACGGTCTCCAAATGATGCTGTGTTTCAGGTAACAGGGAGGGGCTGAGCCTCTACCTCTGAGGCAAGCGCACTTCCTGCATCGTCCACAGCAATATATAAACCCGCCAAGCAGGGCTTCTCCTGAAGTTTTCACCAAGTTTGCAAAGCGCAAAAACCCCACACCGGCAGCCAGGCAGCCCTCCCCCTCTCTAAGTCATCGCCGAAGCTTTGGAGGTGATAGCAACTTGGCGACGCAGATACAAGGTACCGCTGCGCAAGAAAAGGTAGGACTACAGAGTCTGTGAAAGGATGTTTGTAATATTTCTGGGCTGTAATTTAAAGCAAGAGGGGTTTGAAACATGGTTTGACCGTGTCTGGACTGCACTGCCTTGTTTTTGCGCTAGATTACTTGAAGTTGATCTTATTGGTTTCTTTGCAGAGCAATCCAGGACGCAGGAGATTCTGTCTGCAGATTCCTGAAACCAAACATGAAACCTCAGTTATTTGCCATAGACCTCATACTTCTGTGCATATCTTGCGGAGCAAGTGCACTGGCAGCGACTTTTCTTCCAGCGTCCACGTCCTTGCCAGCCGCCAATTTCTCCAGTGCCGGTTCTCCAGCGCACAACTATGGAACAGACACCACGACTGTTCCCAAAACCAGGAGGAAGCGTTACATCAGTCAGAACGACATGCTTGCCATTCTTGATTACCACAACAAAGTGAGAGGGAAAGTGTTTCCTCCAGCATCCAATATGGAATACATGGTGAGTTAACCCTTTTTATCATTCCTAGTCAGAGCATGGTTTTACTGCAGCCAAATACAATGTACACTGTATCTCTTCTATTTATGTTATGACAAGTGACCAAAGGGCATCCATAAATTCATTTAAGTATGTGGACTATGTAAAGACTGAAAATACTTACTAATAATTGTAGTTTTCTAGGAAAGTTAAATGAGAAATGGCTTTAAGTTTTACTCAGCAGCTTCAgctgtttggtttggtttgaattgtattatcaataaaatatgtttggGGTGACTCTTCTACCAATTAAACTACCATAAAATCAGAACATGCAGAGAGCCCCGAGCCACAATCCATTCCCACTGAAACCATGTACATATTCTCGTATCTGCCATTCTCTGTGTTGTGAAGCTTTGCAACAGCACTTCACCTCACAAAGGTCTATTCATTGCATGTGCTACTGTACGTGGGAAATGTACAACTAAAGTTTTCCTTCTAGGCAGTATAAGAGCTTTAATGGGTGACACCTGTACCAGTCAGAACAGCTGTATGAAGATGTGGTGCTGATACTTATCATCTCTCACATCTGCCTGTGTGTTCAGGTTTGGGACGACACTCTGGCTAAGACAGCTGAGGACTGGGCTCACGCCTGCCTGTGGGAGCATGGGCCACCTCACCTCCTCAGATTCTTGGGTCAAAACCTCTCCGTCAGGACAGGACGGTGAGTGACCTTTacctcccctccccccctccctgACATCTGCTGCTCCTCTCAGGGATGACTTTTTCTCAGCAGTCATTACCTTTCAGCccccttcttctctcttctaaGCGTTTTTGCACTGTGACCTGGTGACTGCTTGAGGAATGCTGCTGTGGCCCTTCAAATAAACAAGAGCTGTGTTTTCAGCGATGACCCATGAGGACATAGGCGCATCCCTTTAGTGGGTCACGACTTTCCATTTGGAAACACAGGGCACCTTCACATGTTCCTTcacttttagcttttattgaAGAACAACATGAAACTCTAGGAGGTGCAGCAGCTTATTGGTGGGTTGCAGAGAGAgttgtaccatggagttaaaaaaacaaaaaacagtaagACAATTCTGTCCATAGAAAaacatagagaaaaaaaaaaagttgatgtGGACTTTCTGGAGCATCTTCAGAATCAGgctgtgttttaaatttttctttgctctgtcaCCTTTGACCAAACCTGAAGTGCATCTCCACTCATTTGTCACAGTTAAGCACAGTTATCGTTTTACTGTCAACCTGCTGACAAGGTGCAGGCATTAGGTGTTGCTCTCCGTCACATGTGGTATGTACAATGCCTCTTAGTCTTTCTTTTGTTCACAGCTATCGATCCATTCTTCAGCTTGTGAAACCATGGTACGATGAGGTCAAGGACTACTCTTTTCCATACCCCCGTGACTGTAACCCTCGATGCCCCCTCAGATGTTATGGACCCATGTGTACTCATTATACACAGGTAGACAGATAATTACCTAATACGTG is part of the Anabas testudineus chromosome 2, fAnaTes1.2, whole genome shotgun sequence genome and harbors:
- the pi15a gene encoding peptidase inhibitor 15-A; its protein translation is MKPQLFAIDLILLCISCGASALAATFLPASTSLPAANFSSAGSPAHNYGTDTTTVPKTRRKRYISQNDMLAILDYHNKVRGKVFPPASNMEYMVWDDTLAKTAEDWAHACLWEHGPPHLLRFLGQNLSVRTGRYRSILQLVKPWYDEVKDYSFPYPRDCNPRCPLRCYGPMCTHYTQMVWATSNKVGCAVHTCHNMNVWGSVWKRATYLVCNYSPKGNWIGEAPYKVGVPCSACPPSYGGSCSNNMCFPALKTNYLHWFK